In Streptomyces chartreusis NRRL 3882, the following are encoded in one genomic region:
- a CDS encoding cation:proton antiporter regulatory subunit, producing the protein MSAPRLSSTPLPGIGVRYDLTTRDSRRLSVVAHRDGHRTISAYREDDPDACDLSVRLTTEEAATLIDALMPAHHTPNLLSTTDLGLVAERIELSGSSHWNGRLLGESRIRTDTGASIVAVLRRAEAIPSPTPDFRLAGGDTLIVIGTREGVEAAAEILGRE; encoded by the coding sequence ATGAGCGCGCCACGCCTCAGCAGTACGCCGTTGCCGGGCATAGGTGTCCGCTACGACCTGACGACCCGGGACAGCCGCCGCCTGTCCGTGGTCGCCCACCGCGACGGCCACCGGACGATCAGCGCCTACCGCGAGGACGACCCGGACGCCTGCGACCTGTCGGTGCGTCTGACGACGGAGGAGGCGGCGACGCTCATCGACGCGCTGATGCCCGCGCACCACACGCCGAACCTGCTGTCCACCACCGACCTGGGGCTCGTCGCCGAGCGGATCGAACTGTCCGGCTCCTCGCACTGGAACGGCCGGCTGCTGGGCGAGTCCCGGATCCGCACCGACACCGGCGCGTCCATCGTGGCGGTGCTGCGCAGGGCCGAGGCGATCCCCTCCCCCACGCCGGACTTCCGGCTCGCCGGCGGTGACACGCTCATCGTCATCGGGACCCGCGAGGGCGTGGAGGCCGCCGCCGAGATACTCGGGCGGGAGTGA